From Draconibacterium halophilum, one genomic window encodes:
- a CDS encoding GIY-YIG nuclease family protein, with protein sequence MFYCYILYSQKLDKFYIGSTGDVEGRLQRHNSSNKGFTSTGKPWELKYYEAFEEKSDAMKREAQLKKWKSRSAILHLIEGF encoded by the coding sequence ATGTTTTATTGCTACATACTATATTCTCAAAAATTGGATAAATTCTATATTGGTTCTACGGGAGATGTTGAAGGTCGTTTACAACGACATAATTCTTCCAATAAAGGATTTACATCAACCGGTAAACCGTGGGAGTTAAAATATTATGAAGCCTTTGAGGAGAAAAGTGATGCAATGAAACGCGAAGCGCAACTTAAAAAATGGAAAAGTAGAAGTGCGATTCTGCATTTGATCGAGGGATTTTAG
- a CDS encoding glutathione peroxidase yields MKKLILINVLLFVGIIAFGQNSLHDFTVKDIEGNNFDLSTLKGKKVLVVNTASKCGLTPQFEQLQSVYETYGGDDFVIIGFPANNFANQEPKSNSEIVAFCEMNYGVTFPMMSKISVKGDDMHPVYQWLTQKSKNGKQDSEVGWNFQKYLIDENGKLVDVIEPKVKPDDAKIISWITL; encoded by the coding sequence ATGAAAAAACTGATTCTTATAAACGTATTATTATTCGTTGGAATTATAGCTTTTGGGCAAAATTCACTACACGATTTCACAGTGAAAGACATTGAAGGAAACAATTTCGACCTCTCCACATTGAAAGGAAAAAAAGTTTTAGTGGTAAACACAGCCTCGAAATGTGGATTAACCCCGCAGTTTGAACAATTACAAAGTGTTTATGAAACATACGGAGGCGACGATTTTGTAATAATTGGATTTCCGGCAAATAATTTTGCCAACCAGGAACCAAAAAGCAATTCCGAAATTGTTGCATTTTGCGAAATGAATTATGGAGTTACCTTCCCGATGATGTCAAAAATATCGGTAAAAGGCGATGATATGCATCCGGTATACCAATGGCTAACTCAGAAAAGTAAAAACGGAAAGCAGGATTCGGAAGTTGGCTGGAATTTTCAGAAATACCTGATTGATGAAAACGGAAAGTTAGTAGATGTAATTGAGCCAAAAGTAAAACCCGATGATGCAAAAATTATAAGCTGGATTACCTTATAA
- a CDS encoding bifunctional folylpolyglutamate synthase/dihydrofolate synthase, which yields MDYKATLDYLFSQLPMFQRTGPAAYKDTLENTLKLDEYYDHPHRKYRTIHVAGTNGKGSVSHMLTSVLQAAGYKTGLYTSPHLKDFRERIKIDGGVIPESAVVEWVSNFATNNKMWKIQPSFFELTVAMAFDYFAAEEVDVAVVEVGLGGRLDSTNIITPDLSIITNIGLDHTNLLGDTYEKIALEKAGIMKSAVPVIIGIMQKETASVFKEKAKEVGTSVYFSDQEYNVSYSMLALNGKQQLNLQKSGQDVYPDLQLDLLGHYQHKNIPAVLKAIELLNKKDYKISEESLRDGMAHVVSNTGLLGRWQVIGNNPLTVCDTGHNEDGIKSIVKQLENTAYKSLHFIFGTVGDKDPGKVLALLPKHANYYFVKADIARAMDADELAKRAKEFGLNGEVYFSVLEAYNKAQLEADKNDMIFVGGSTFVVAEVLL from the coding sequence TTGGATTACAAAGCTACTTTAGATTACCTGTTTAGCCAGTTGCCTATGTTTCAACGAACTGGGCCGGCTGCCTATAAAGACACCCTGGAAAATACTTTAAAACTGGATGAATATTATGATCATCCACATCGTAAATATCGAACAATTCATGTGGCCGGCACCAATGGCAAGGGATCCGTTTCGCATATGTTGACATCGGTGTTGCAGGCGGCAGGCTACAAAACGGGTTTATATACTTCTCCTCATTTAAAAGATTTCAGGGAACGCATAAAAATTGACGGTGGAGTGATTCCGGAATCGGCTGTGGTTGAATGGGTAAGCAACTTTGCAACTAACAATAAAATGTGGAAAATTCAGCCGTCGTTTTTTGAGCTGACCGTAGCGATGGCATTTGATTATTTTGCTGCTGAGGAAGTAGATGTTGCGGTGGTTGAAGTGGGGCTTGGAGGAAGACTCGACTCTACCAATATTATTACACCAGACCTGAGCATTATTACCAATATTGGTTTGGATCACACTAATCTTCTTGGCGACACTTATGAGAAGATCGCGTTAGAAAAGGCCGGAATAATGAAAAGTGCTGTTCCTGTAATTATTGGAATTATGCAAAAGGAAACAGCGTCAGTTTTCAAAGAAAAAGCCAAAGAGGTGGGCACTTCAGTCTATTTTTCTGATCAGGAATACAATGTGTCGTACTCGATGTTGGCTCTTAACGGCAAACAACAACTTAATTTGCAAAAGAGTGGGCAGGATGTTTATCCTGATTTGCAGTTGGATTTATTGGGGCATTACCAGCATAAAAACATTCCGGCTGTATTGAAAGCTATTGAACTGCTTAATAAAAAGGATTATAAAATATCGGAAGAAAGTTTGCGCGATGGAATGGCGCATGTAGTTTCAAATACCGGATTGCTGGGCCGTTGGCAGGTAATTGGCAATAATCCATTGACTGTTTGCGATACCGGGCATAATGAAGATGGAATAAAATCGATTGTTAAGCAACTTGAAAACACTGCTTACAAGAGCTTACATTTCATTTTCGGTACTGTTGGTGATAAAGATCCGGGGAAAGTTTTGGCGCTTTTACCAAAACATGCCAACTATTATTTTGTGAAAGCTGATATTGCAAGGGCAATGGATGCGGATGAATTGGCTAAAAGAGCAAAAGAATTTGGTTTGAATGGAGAGGTGTATTTCTCAGTACTTGAGGCATATAATAAAGCACAACTTGAAGCAGATAAAAATGATATGATATTTGTAGGTGGCAGTACATTTGTTGTGGCTGAAGTGCTTTTATAA
- a CDS encoding PhoH family protein, with translation MLSKTKKSKIFVLDTNVILHDHTCIYQFQDNDIILPITVLEELDKFKRGNDLINFQAREFTRVLDEIVGDDIFNGGKSLGVGKGRIRIETGKPFSDELKASFREDIPDHRILAIADFTAKTYPRRKTVLISKDINLRMKAKSLGIQAEDYKTDQVTDENVLDKTITTFDNFDDRLIDQLYQQGSFAKADVKDFTPDANECYIFRGNQSSALARYDSKSERIYRVEKKSAYGIKPRNAEQTFSLNMLMDPEVRLIALTGKAGTGKTLLALAAAIEQHRQYEQILLARPIVALSNRDLGYLPGDASEKINPYMQPLFDNLAVIKHTFNPRSNEYQLIEEMVKEEKLNITPLAYIRGRSLSNAFFIIDEAQNLTPHEIKTIITRAGEGTKMVFTGDLWQIDSPYLDMKSNGLAYMVDRMRNQELFAHINLVKGERSYLAELASNLL, from the coding sequence ATGCTGAGTAAAACCAAAAAGAGTAAAATTTTCGTTCTCGACACAAACGTAATTTTACACGACCACACATGTATTTACCAGTTCCAGGATAACGACATTATCCTTCCGATTACAGTACTCGAGGAGCTGGACAAGTTTAAACGAGGAAACGACCTTATCAACTTTCAGGCACGTGAATTTACCCGAGTGCTCGATGAAATTGTTGGAGATGACATTTTTAACGGTGGAAAATCGCTTGGTGTAGGAAAAGGCCGAATTCGCATCGAAACCGGAAAACCTTTCTCGGACGAGCTTAAAGCTTCGTTTCGCGAAGATATTCCAGATCATCGAATCTTGGCGATTGCAGATTTTACGGCAAAAACCTATCCGCGCAGAAAGACGGTACTGATAAGTAAAGACATTAACCTTCGGATGAAGGCCAAGTCGCTCGGAATTCAGGCAGAAGATTACAAAACCGACCAGGTTACGGATGAAAATGTGCTGGACAAAACCATTACCACTTTCGATAATTTCGACGACCGACTAATCGATCAACTTTATCAGCAAGGTTCGTTTGCAAAAGCCGATGTAAAGGATTTTACACCTGATGCCAACGAATGTTATATATTCAGAGGCAATCAGTCAAGCGCACTGGCGCGTTACGACAGTAAATCGGAACGCATTTACCGGGTAGAGAAGAAATCGGCTTACGGAATAAAACCACGTAACGCTGAACAAACTTTTAGTTTGAATATGCTAATGGATCCTGAAGTACGGCTGATTGCACTAACCGGAAAAGCAGGAACCGGAAAAACATTGCTTGCCCTGGCTGCTGCTATTGAACAACATCGTCAGTACGAACAGATACTTTTGGCACGCCCAATCGTAGCATTAAGCAACCGCGACCTGGGGTATCTGCCCGGCGATGCCAGCGAAAAGATCAATCCGTACATGCAACCACTTTTCGATAATCTGGCTGTAATTAAGCATACTTTTAATCCACGAAGCAACGAGTACCAGCTTATTGAAGAAATGGTGAAGGAGGAAAAACTGAACATCACTCCGCTGGCATACATTCGCGGTAGAAGTTTATCGAATGCCTTTTTTATTATTGATGAAGCACAAAACCTTACTCCGCACGAAATCAAAACCATTATTACACGTGCCGGCGAAGGAACAAAAATGGTTTTCACCGGCGACTTATGGCAGATAGATTCGCCTTACCTCGATATGAAATCGAACGGACTGGCCTATATGGTTGACCGCATGCGCAACCAGGAACTGTTTGCGCACATTAATCTGGTGAAAGGTGAACGAAGTTATTTGGCAGAATTAGCCAGTAACTTGTTATAA
- a CDS encoding SpoIIE family protein phosphatase: MVTTTNPDYHVEIEIQQKRPKGEIACGDVFQSSIIREEGRTILVLSDGIGHGIKASVLATLTSTMALKYAQLHTKPEVAARIIMETLPKSSDGKESYATFTIIELDNEGHMRIVNYDNPGILVIRNGIAMQGKEYNLTISGEENTGKVLHCKEFTARKEDRIIFMSDGIPQSGLGSQRYPLGWSMENIENFALNQIKRMPDISATKLARKIVNQAVMNDQFSVKDDTSCGVMYFREPRKFMLITGPHFTK; encoded by the coding sequence ATGGTGACGACGACAAATCCTGATTATCACGTTGAAATAGAAATCCAGCAAAAGCGACCAAAAGGAGAAATCGCATGCGGCGACGTTTTCCAATCGAGTATAATTCGCGAGGAAGGGCGCACTATATTGGTATTGAGCGATGGCATCGGACATGGAATTAAAGCGAGTGTTTTAGCTACTCTAACCTCCACAATGGCTTTAAAATATGCCCAACTACACACCAAACCCGAAGTGGCGGCACGCATAATTATGGAGACTTTGCCGAAAAGCAGCGATGGAAAAGAAAGCTATGCTACATTCACCATAATTGAGTTGGATAATGAAGGGCATATGCGAATTGTAAATTACGACAACCCCGGAATTTTGGTGATCAGAAACGGAATTGCCATGCAGGGAAAAGAATACAACCTAACCATTAGTGGCGAGGAAAACACCGGCAAAGTATTGCATTGCAAAGAGTTTACAGCGCGAAAAGAAGACCGTATAATATTTATGTCTGATGGTATACCTCAATCCGGCTTGGGAAGCCAACGCTACCCATTGGGTTGGAGCATGGAGAATATCGAGAATTTTGCCCTGAACCAGATCAAACGAATGCCCGACATATCGGCAACAAAGCTGGCTCGTAAAATTGTGAACCAGGCAGTTATGAATGACCAGTTTTCGGTAAAAGACGATACCAGCTGCGGTGTTATGTACTTTCGCGAGCCGCGTAAATTTATGCTGATTACCGGCCCCCATTTTACAAAATAA